A DNA window from Selenomonas sp. oral taxon 126 contains the following coding sequences:
- a CDS encoding DUF502 domain-containing protein: MTLRLNKLYRRTMKQVSRSFVNGLLVLVPVIITLLVIEWTLRFTEGVLGQYLPFYFPGMGIITLVLVIYAVGWASTNWALAKLIAFGENMIGTIPFVKFIYTSVKRLSEAVLDSSSNFKRVVHVPYQGARALGFVMADLPPRFQAAMGGGYICVFVPWSLNMTSGTTLLVKEEDAVTIDIPKEEALQYMLTAGAVMPLAERKKKSLPKKSAQSPADGVQEAED; the protein is encoded by the coding sequence ATGACGCTGCGGCTGAACAAGCTCTATCGGCGCACGATGAAGCAGGTCTCACGGAGTTTTGTGAACGGGTTGCTCGTCCTCGTGCCCGTCATCATCACGCTGCTCGTCATCGAGTGGACGCTGCGCTTCACGGAGGGCGTGCTCGGGCAGTATCTGCCCTTTTATTTTCCGGGAATGGGCATCATCACGCTCGTTCTCGTGATCTACGCTGTCGGCTGGGCGTCGACGAACTGGGCGCTCGCAAAGCTCATTGCGTTCGGCGAGAACATGATTGGCACGATCCCGTTCGTGAAGTTCATCTACACGAGTGTGAAGCGGCTCTCCGAAGCCGTGCTCGACTCGAGCAGCAATTTCAAGCGCGTTGTCCACGTGCCCTATCAGGGCGCGCGTGCACTCGGCTTCGTCATGGCGGATCTGCCGCCGCGCTTCCAGGCGGCGATGGGCGGCGGCTATATCTGCGTCTTCGTCCCGTGGAGCCTCAATATGACCTCGGGGACGACCCTGCTCGTCAAGGAGGAGGACGCGGTGACGATCGACATCCCAAAGGAGGAGGCGCTGCAGTATATGCTTACGGCGGGCGCCGTCATGCCGCTTGCTGAGCGGAAAAAGAAGTCCCTGCCGAAAAAATCCGCGCAGTCTCCCGCCGACGGCGTGCAGGAGGCGGAAGACTAG
- the recO gene encoding DNA repair protein RecO has product MALYGAEGIVLGARSWGEADKVMTIFTRERGLLRAAAFGCRRPRSPLAGAMQMFVHAELQFAEGGRIETVKTASVRAHHAKLSLDLTALAYATFVAEVIREFMPEGIADEAFFDRLSAILTAFETRNPRVTALAAVLQTLAAAGLEQSYERCLHCGTPIEGDAFFHAQENGVLCADCRTEDSADFSGELRTLLTGLEQLDWENPPALQLRGGTLMMAESLVLAHVRELVGHPLRSLSFLSQLG; this is encoded by the coding sequence ATGGCGCTCTACGGGGCAGAGGGCATTGTCCTCGGTGCGCGCAGCTGGGGCGAGGCGGATAAGGTCATGACGATCTTCACGCGCGAGCGCGGGCTCCTGCGCGCCGCAGCGTTCGGCTGCCGACGCCCGCGGAGTCCGCTTGCGGGCGCAATGCAGATGTTCGTGCACGCCGAGCTGCAATTCGCCGAGGGGGGACGCATCGAGACCGTCAAGACGGCGAGCGTGCGTGCCCATCACGCAAAGCTCTCGCTCGACCTCACGGCGCTCGCCTATGCGACCTTTGTCGCGGAGGTCATCCGCGAATTTATGCCCGAGGGCATTGCGGATGAGGCGTTCTTTGATCGTCTCTCTGCGATCCTCACGGCGTTCGAGACGCGCAATCCACGCGTCACGGCGCTCGCCGCCGTCCTGCAGACGCTCGCGGCGGCGGGTCTCGAGCAGAGCTATGAACGCTGCCTGCACTGCGGCACTCCGATCGAGGGGGATGCCTTCTTCCACGCGCAGGAGAACGGCGTTCTCTGCGCGGACTGCCGCACGGAGGACAGTGCAGATTTTTCGGGGGAGCTGCGTACGCTCCTCACTGGGCTCGAGCAGCTCGACTGGGAGAACCCGCCCGCCTTGCAGTTGCGCGGCGGGACGCTCATGATGGCGGAGTCGCTCGTGCTCGCGCATGTGCGGGAACTCGTTGGTCATCCGCTGCGCTCGCTGTCATTTTTATCCCAGCTCGGGTAA
- a CDS encoding flagellar basal body-associated FliL family protein, whose translation MAEEKEEQAAEQPKQKSPMLMMIVVVIVAVLVAVAAAGGISYYIFSQAETPSRADDGGGSRSNHDPGVFYKLGDPKEGILVNVGGGRSGKFLKAGIVLELNPGKSDNVVDGKVGSVAETKILDTTMQFLRAAPLEEFDASKQDELKKQLKDALNERLGQGSVYDVYITSFLLQ comes from the coding sequence ATGGCGGAGGAAAAGGAAGAACAGGCGGCTGAACAGCCAAAGCAGAAATCGCCCATGCTCATGATGATTGTCGTGGTCATTGTGGCGGTTCTTGTCGCAGTGGCAGCGGCCGGAGGCATCTCGTACTACATCTTCTCGCAGGCGGAGACGCCTTCGCGTGCGGACGATGGCGGCGGGAGCAGATCAAATCACGATCCGGGCGTGTTCTACAAGCTTGGCGATCCGAAGGAAGGCATCCTCGTCAATGTCGGCGGCGGGCGTTCCGGCAAGTTCCTCAAGGCGGGCATCGTTCTTGAGCTGAACCCCGGGAAATCGGACAATGTTGTGGACGGCAAGGTCGGTTCGGTCGCGGAGACGAAGATCCTCGATACGACGATGCAGTTCCTGCGTGCCGCACCGCTCGAGGAGTTCGATGCATCCAAGCAGGATGAACTGAAAAAGCAGCTGAAGGACGCGCTGAATGAACGTCTGGGTCAGGGCTCTGTTTATGATGTTTACATCACGAGCTTCCTGCTGCAGTAA
- the flhA gene encoding flagellar biosynthesis protein FlhA produces MAAPQSGSVNPLASGNLIQRYSDVLIAVAIVTIVIMMIIPLPTIILDVLICLNITIALLVVMSAIYNVEALDLSVFPSLLLITTLFRLALNISSTRLILLNGYAGEVITAFGNFVVGGNAVVGFIVFVILVIVNFIVITKGSERVAEVSARFTLDAMPGKQMAIDADLNQGAITDAEAKRRREKVQRESDFFGAMDGASKFVKGDAIAAIVIMIINIGGGFVIGMLQRDMDAAQALQTYTLLTVGEGLVAQIPALLISTATGIIVTRSAAEGNLGGDLVKQLFRNARIFMILTGVLLFLAVMPGLPGVPFTALAAVCGLIAWNLQRGQAVEQEVQQVEQKAKAKKEATTPENIVSLLQVDPMELEIGYSLIPLVDTGQGGDLLDRIVMIRRQCALELGLVVPTIRIRDNIQIKPNAYIIKLKGIEIARGELMLDHYLAMNSGTVFEEVPGIETTEPAFGLPALWISENEREQAELNGYTVVDAVSVLATHLTEIIKQHAAEILGRQETQNLLDNLHKSNGALVDEVVPNLLSVGEIQKVLANLLSERISIRDMSTILEVLADYGTATKDTDILTEYVRHAMARHITQQNVQNGVLPCITLDPAIENKIAGSVQRTEHGSYVSLDPESMQKLLLALEEELKKLTNQGYQPIVLTSPTVRPYFRNLVERSIPGLIVLSHAEIEQNVEIQILGVVRI; encoded by the coding sequence ATGGCAGCACCGCAGTCCGGCAGTGTAAATCCCCTTGCATCCGGCAATCTCATACAACGATACAGTGATGTCCTGATCGCCGTTGCCATTGTGACAATCGTCATCATGATGATTATCCCCCTGCCAACGATTATCTTGGATGTTCTTATCTGCTTGAATATTACGATTGCATTGCTCGTTGTGATGTCGGCAATCTACAATGTGGAGGCGCTCGACCTATCGGTCTTTCCTTCGCTGCTGCTGATTACGACTCTGTTTCGGCTGGCTCTGAATATCTCCTCGACACGTCTGATCCTCCTCAATGGCTATGCCGGGGAGGTTATTACTGCGTTTGGCAACTTTGTTGTCGGCGGTAATGCGGTGGTCGGCTTCATCGTGTTCGTCATCCTCGTCATTGTCAACTTCATTGTTATCACGAAGGGCTCGGAGCGCGTGGCTGAGGTCTCGGCGCGCTTCACACTCGACGCGATGCCCGGTAAGCAGATGGCGATTGACGCCGACCTCAATCAGGGTGCGATCACGGATGCGGAGGCGAAGCGGCGCCGCGAGAAGGTGCAGCGTGAGTCGGATTTCTTCGGCGCAATGGACGGTGCCTCGAAGTTTGTCAAGGGAGATGCAATCGCCGCGATTGTCATTATGATTATCAACATCGGCGGTGGCTTTGTCATCGGCATGCTGCAGCGTGATATGGATGCAGCACAGGCGCTGCAGACCTATACGCTGCTGACGGTCGGTGAAGGTTTGGTCGCACAGATTCCGGCGCTGCTCATCTCTACGGCAACCGGTATCATTGTCACGCGTTCGGCGGCAGAGGGGAACCTTGGCGGCGATCTCGTGAAGCAGCTCTTCCGCAATGCGCGCATCTTTATGATCCTCACGGGCGTGCTCCTCTTCCTCGCTGTCATGCCGGGGTTGCCGGGCGTTCCGTTCACGGCGCTCGCTGCGGTCTGCGGTCTGATTGCATGGAATCTGCAGCGCGGTCAGGCGGTGGAGCAGGAGGTGCAGCAGGTCGAGCAGAAGGCAAAGGCGAAGAAGGAGGCGACGACGCCCGAGAATATCGTGTCGCTCCTGCAGGTCGACCCGATGGAGCTCGAGATCGGCTACAGCCTCATCCCGCTCGTCGATACGGGGCAGGGCGGCGACCTGCTCGACCGCATCGTCATGATCCGGCGGCAGTGTGCGCTCGAACTCGGTCTCGTCGTGCCGACCATCCGCATCCGCGACAATATACAGATCAAGCCGAATGCGTATATCATCAAGCTCAAGGGCATTGAGATCGCACGCGGTGAGCTCATGCTCGATCACTATCTTGCGATGAACTCGGGAACGGTGTTCGAGGAGGTGCCGGGCATTGAGACGACGGAGCCGGCATTCGGTCTGCCCGCGCTCTGGATCTCGGAGAACGAGCGCGAGCAGGCGGAGCTGAACGGCTATACCGTGGTCGACGCGGTCTCCGTGCTCGCGACGCATCTCACGGAGATCATCAAGCAGCATGCGGCTGAGATCCTCGGGCGTCAGGAGACGCAGAACCTCCTCGACAATCTCCATAAGAGCAATGGCGCGCTTGTGGACGAGGTTGTCCCGAACCTGCTCAGTGTGGGCGAGATACAGAAGGTGCTTGCCAATCTCCTGAGCGAGCGCATCTCGATCCGCGACATGAGTACGATCCTCGAGGTGCTCGCCGACTATGGCACAGCGACGAAGGATACGGACATCCTGACGGAATATGTGCGTCATGCGATGGCGCGGCATATCACGCAGCAGAACGTACAGAACGGAGTGCTCCCGTGCATCACGCTCGACCCTGCGATTGAGAACAAGATTGCGGGCAGTGTGCAGCGCACGGAGCACGGCTCCTACGTCAGCCTCGACCCCGAGTCCATGCAGAAGCTCCTGCTGGCGCTGGAAGAGGAACTCAAGAAGCTGACGAATCAGGGCTATCAGCCCATCGTGCTCACGAGTCCGACCGTGCGACCCTATTTCCGCAATCTCGTGGAGCGCTCCATTCCGGGGCTGATTGTGCTCTCACATGCGGAGATTGAGCAAAATGTTGAAATCCAGATCCTTGGGGTGGTGAGAATCTAA
- the fliY gene encoding flagellar motor switch phosphatase FliY: MSDDMISQEEIDALLSGGAGGDDSSADEAAPAADSSSGSDDAGITDLERDALGEIGNISMGGAATTLSVLLGRKVSITTPTVSVSNLRTLKEKYPLPFLVVEVGYSVGIEGNNVLCIQAKDAAIIADLMMGNDGTNPDAELSELHMSAVSECMNQMMGSVATSLSSMFSKKVDITPPVVTLVDLGTEEVVSKLLDKVDPIIQASFRMEVDGLIDSEIMQLLPLDVARDMVDALMNQQPDVDNEEEAVVAAAAPPPPPAAAPAPAAPSAPAAAAAPANYGYGAPPMQPHVASNVPVQSAQFTPLSSAPVQVNDANIGLILDVPLQVNVELGRTKKSIKDILDLTKGSIVELDKLAGEPVDIMVNGKYLAKGEVVVIDENFGVRITEIVSPLERAARLQ; encoded by the coding sequence ATGAGTGATGATATGATCTCGCAGGAGGAGATTGATGCCCTCCTAAGCGGTGGAGCGGGCGGCGATGACTCGTCTGCCGATGAAGCCGCCCCCGCGGCCGACTCATCTTCCGGCAGCGATGACGCCGGCATTACCGATCTGGAACGCGACGCACTCGGGGAAATCGGCAATATCTCGATGGGCGGCGCCGCGACGACGCTCTCCGTCCTCCTTGGACGCAAGGTGTCGATCACAACGCCGACGGTGTCGGTGTCCAATCTGCGCACGCTCAAGGAAAAGTATCCGCTTCCCTTCCTCGTGGTGGAGGTCGGTTACAGTGTTGGGATTGAGGGCAATAATGTCCTCTGTATCCAGGCGAAGGATGCTGCGATCATCGCCGATCTGATGATGGGCAATGACGGCACGAATCCCGATGCGGAGCTGAGCGAACTCCATATGAGTGCGGTCAGCGAGTGCATGAACCAGATGATGGGCAGCGTTGCAACCTCGCTTTCCTCAATGTTCAGCAAGAAGGTGGATATTACCCCACCCGTGGTCACACTCGTCGATCTCGGGACGGAGGAGGTCGTATCCAAGCTTCTCGACAAGGTCGATCCGATCATTCAGGCATCGTTCCGCATGGAGGTGGACGGTCTCATCGACAGTGAGATCATGCAGCTCCTGCCGCTCGACGTCGCAAGGGATATGGTCGACGCACTGATGAATCAGCAGCCGGATGTCGATAATGAGGAAGAAGCTGTCGTGGCAGCCGCCGCACCGCCTCCTCCCCCAGCTGCAGCGCCTGCACCGGCAGCGCCGTCGGCTCCCGCAGCAGCTGCTGCACCTGCAAACTATGGATATGGAGCACCGCCTATGCAGCCACATGTCGCGTCGAATGTGCCGGTACAGTCTGCTCAGTTTACACCGCTGAGCTCCGCTCCGGTACAGGTCAATGATGCAAATATCGGTCTTATTCTCGACGTACCGCTTCAGGTCAACGTGGAACTTGGTCGGACGAAGAAGTCGATCAAGGATATCCTCGATCTGACAAAGGGATCGATCGTGGAATTGGATAAACTTGCCGGCGAACCCGTGGATATCATGGTCAACGGCAAGTATCTGGCGAAGGGTGAGGTTGTCGTCATCGACGAGAACTTCGGCGTTCGTATCACAGAGATTGTCAGCCCGCTGGAGCGTGCTGCACGCCTTCAGTAA
- the fliP gene encoding flagellar type III secretion system pore protein FliP (The bacterial flagellar biogenesis protein FliP forms a type III secretion system (T3SS)-type pore required for flagellar assembly.): MERKMLVLGSAALLLLLGMGHAGAAPLIPSVSVDVGTAENPQQVATTMQLLAVLTIVSLAPAILVMTTSFVRIVVVIGFLRNALSTQNVPPNQVVIALSLFLSFYIMAPYWGQANENGIQPYLAGQISQEQALDNIVAPMREFMFRQTRESDLALFVNLSEAPRPEGPEDVSTFTLIPAFIISELKTAFQIGFMIYIPFIVIDMIVASTLMSMGMMMLPPVMISLPFKILLFVMVDGWHLLIQSLIMSFR, encoded by the coding sequence TTGGAGCGCAAAATGCTTGTGTTGGGGAGTGCGGCGCTCCTCCTGCTGCTGGGAATGGGTCATGCGGGGGCTGCGCCCCTGATTCCTTCGGTGAGTGTGGATGTGGGGACAGCGGAGAATCCGCAGCAAGTGGCGACTACAATGCAGCTGCTTGCAGTGCTGACGATTGTGTCCCTTGCACCTGCCATTCTCGTGATGACGACATCCTTTGTCCGCATTGTTGTGGTCATCGGCTTTTTGCGCAATGCATTATCGACGCAGAATGTGCCGCCGAATCAGGTCGTCATTGCACTCTCGCTCTTTCTGTCATTCTATATCATGGCACCCTACTGGGGACAGGCGAATGAGAATGGCATACAGCCCTATCTTGCGGGACAGATTTCGCAGGAGCAGGCGCTGGATAATATTGTCGCCCCCATGCGTGAGTTCATGTTCCGCCAGACGCGGGAATCCGATCTCGCGCTCTTTGTCAACCTCTCGGAAGCACCGCGTCCGGAGGGACCGGAGGATGTCTCGACCTTTACCCTCATCCCCGCATTTATCATCAGTGAGCTCAAGACAGCGTTTCAGATCGGCTTCATGATCTACATTCCGTTCATCGTGATCGATATGATTGTCGCAAGTACCCTCATGTCGATGGGTATGATGATGCTGCCGCCGGTCATGATCTCCCTGCCGTTCAAGATTCTCCTGTTTGTTATGGTTGATGGGTGGCATCTGCTGATCCAGTCGCTCATCATGAGTTTCCGTTAG
- the fliM gene encoding flagellar motor switch protein FliM, with the protein MAEDVLSQSEIDKLLSALSDGSVSAEEVKAEEEERKVKVYDFKRPDRFSKDQIRTLFMLHESFSRLLNTYLSATLRTMVEIEVLSVEQLTYQEFVQSMANPSVIGILALPPLKGNIIVEVNTDVAFAYIDRVFGGEGKSGLKSRALTDIETAVMRRFIDTVTNYFKEAWSNVVEFRPNFETMETNPQFAQIVPPSDMVVLVTIHIKMGEVDGMMNICIPYLVLEPVMSKLTTSFWVASSVDKESSPEQVAELQRKIERTRVPFTVELGTVDITIHEFLTLGFGDVLQLDTLAKDELVCYVGSNAKFRAHPGTSGKRMAVQISGIIEGDDDANE; encoded by the coding sequence TTGGCTGAGGACGTACTGTCTCAATCTGAAATAGATAAGCTGCTCTCGGCTCTTTCAGATGGCTCGGTTTCCGCCGAGGAAGTCAAGGCGGAAGAAGAGGAACGCAAGGTCAAGGTCTATGACTTTAAGCGGCCGGATCGGTTCTCAAAGGATCAGATCCGCACGCTCTTCATGCTGCATGAGAGCTTTTCGCGTCTTCTGAACACATATCTGTCGGCAACTCTGCGTACCATGGTCGAGATCGAGGTGTTGTCAGTCGAGCAGCTAACCTATCAGGAGTTCGTTCAGTCCATGGCGAATCCATCGGTCATTGGGATTCTCGCGCTGCCGCCGCTGAAGGGGAACATCATTGTCGAGGTCAACACGGATGTGGCGTTTGCCTATATCGACCGCGTCTTCGGCGGAGAAGGGAAATCCGGCCTTAAGTCGCGCGCGCTAACCGACATTGAGACGGCGGTCATGCGCCGTTTCATCGATACGGTGACCAATTATTTCAAGGAAGCATGGAGCAATGTGGTGGAGTTCCGTCCGAACTTCGAGACGATGGAAACGAATCCGCAGTTCGCACAGATCGTACCGCCCAGTGACATGGTCGTGCTCGTCACGATTCACATCAAAATGGGCGAGGTCGACGGCATGATGAACATCTGCATTCCCTATCTGGTGCTCGAGCCGGTCATGTCGAAGCTCACCACGTCGTTCTGGGTGGCATCCTCCGTGGATAAGGAGAGTTCGCCCGAGCAGGTGGCGGAGCTGCAGCGCAAGATTGAACGGACACGGGTGCCGTTTACGGTGGAACTTGGTACGGTCGATATTACGATCCACGAGTTCCTGACACTTGGGTTTGGGGATGTGCTCCAACTGGACACGCTGGCGAAGGATGAACTCGTCTGCTACGTTGGTTCCAATGCGAAGTTCCGCGCGCATCCGGGGACATCCGGAAAACGCATGGCTGTGCAAATATCCGGCATTATAGAAGGAGATGACGACGCGAATGAGTGA
- a CDS encoding FliO/MopB family protein, whose protein sequence is MNGRIVSLSLWLGCLLLFVCMGDVSAAGETGGGYLAGYEEADPRPSAVSWWSTVAYVVSLFAVFAFVVILAYVVARAFGKNSMQRLAERGGQVYLQLPLGPNRSVCVVELFGRVFVLGVTDANIHLITEIDDPETVEEIRSAAPSGGGVFQEQFGSLSDFVQKIPPLFRK, encoded by the coding sequence ATGAACGGACGGATAGTTTCGCTGTCCCTGTGGCTCGGATGTCTTCTTCTTTTTGTGTGCATGGGAGATGTATCTGCCGCAGGTGAGACGGGCGGCGGATATTTAGCCGGATATGAAGAGGCTGACCCGCGTCCGTCGGCCGTGTCATGGTGGTCGACGGTCGCCTATGTGGTCAGCCTTTTTGCTGTCTTTGCATTCGTGGTCATTCTGGCGTATGTTGTGGCACGCGCCTTTGGCAAGAACTCCATGCAGAGACTCGCCGAACGCGGGGGACAGGTCTATCTGCAGCTGCCGCTCGGACCGAATCGCTCGGTCTGTGTTGTGGAGCTGTTTGGGCGTGTCTTCGTACTCGGGGTGACGGATGCGAACATTCACCTGATTACGGAGATCGATGATCCGGAGACGGTGGAGGAGATTCGTAGTGCAGCGCCCTCTGGGGGAGGCGTCTTTCAGGAGCAGTTCGGTTCTCTGTCGGATTTTGTTCAGAAGATACCGCCGCTTTTCCGTAAGTGA
- the flhB gene encoding flagellar biosynthesis protein FlhB — protein sequence MEIYHLQCEPSNSPPFVFDLQRFAGEKTEEPTAKKRADARKKGQVARSQEVNSAFVLLIGFFGLKLLWDSIYVSIATYTTYVFSNLNQTVDTENILRIFIGIVLVLAKTAFPIMVFIMIIGLAINFFQVGLNFNTESIEFKLDKLNPINGFGRIFSKRSLVELVKSFFKILVIGFFLYRFIHEQILAMPQFMFFDLTTSLALVAEIIFQMSFIVIGVIMIMAFMDFGYQKWQTTQDLKMSKQEVKDEMKQTEGDPQIKGKIRQKQRQMAMARMMKEVPKADVIITNPTHYAVALAYEQGMIAPSVIAKGQDLVAQRIKEIGREAHVPIIENKPLARTLYATVEVGNSVPQELYQAVAEVLAYVYRLKHGRRGA from the coding sequence ATGGAAATATATCACTTGCAGTGCGAGCCCTCCAATAGTCCGCCGTTTGTCTTTGATCTCCAGCGCTTTGCGGGGGAAAAGACAGAGGAACCAACGGCGAAGAAACGCGCCGATGCGCGCAAGAAAGGACAGGTTGCGCGCAGTCAGGAGGTCAACAGCGCCTTCGTTCTGCTCATCGGATTCTTCGGGCTAAAATTGCTCTGGGACTCGATCTACGTATCGATTGCGACCTATACGACCTATGTGTTCAGCAATCTGAACCAGACGGTGGATACGGAGAACATTCTCCGCATCTTTATCGGCATTGTCCTCGTTCTTGCAAAAACAGCGTTTCCCATCATGGTTTTCATCATGATTATCGGCCTTGCGATCAACTTCTTCCAGGTAGGGCTGAACTTCAATACAGAATCCATTGAGTTCAAGCTGGACAAGCTCAACCCGATCAACGGATTCGGGCGCATCTTTTCGAAGCGCTCTCTTGTGGAGCTGGTGAAGTCCTTCTTTAAGATTCTCGTGATTGGCTTCTTTCTCTATCGGTTCATTCACGAGCAGATCCTTGCAATGCCGCAGTTCATGTTCTTCGATCTGACGACGAGCCTCGCACTGGTCGCGGAGATCATCTTTCAGATGTCGTTCATCGTCATCGGGGTCATCATGATTATGGCGTTCATGGATTTTGGCTACCAGAAATGGCAGACGACGCAGGATCTCAAGATGTCGAAGCAGGAAGTCAAAGATGAGATGAAGCAGACGGAGGGCGACCCGCAGATCAAGGGCAAGATTCGCCAGAAGCAGCGGCAGATGGCGATGGCACGCATGATGAAGGAAGTTCCAAAGGCGGATGTTATCATCACAAACCCGACCCACTATGCCGTGGCACTCGCCTATGAGCAGGGAATGATTGCGCCGTCCGTGATTGCCAAGGGGCAGGATCTCGTTGCACAGCGCATCAAGGAGATCGGACGCGAGGCACACGTGCCGATCATTGAGAACAAGCCGCTCGCGCGTACGCTCTATGCCACCGTTGAGGTGGGGAACTCCGTGCCGCAGGAACTCTATCAGGCGGTCGCCGAGGTGCTTGCATACGTCTACCGTCTGAAGCATGGGCGGCGCGGTGCATGA
- the fliQ gene encoding flagellar biosynthesis protein FliQ: protein MSGDLVIQLAQEALFIVLLVSAPMLGLGLIVGLLVAVFQATTSIQEQTLAFIPKIIAVFVAILIFGPWMLRIMVEYVTNVFVNLPQYLR from the coding sequence ATGTCCGGAGATTTGGTCATCCAGCTTGCCCAGGAGGCGCTCTTCATCGTTCTTCTGGTCTCTGCTCCCATGCTGGGACTTGGGCTGATTGTCGGTCTTTTGGTGGCGGTCTTTCAGGCGACCACCTCAATTCAGGAGCAGACACTCGCGTTCATCCCGAAGATCATTGCGGTCTTTGTTGCAATCCTGATCTTCGGTCCGTGGATGCTACGCATCATGGTCGAGTACGTGACCAATGTGTTTGTCAATCTGCCGCAGTATCTGCGCTGA
- the fliR gene encoding flagellar biosynthetic protein FliR, translating into MDLYELLQGHIAVFLLMLTRISGIFLVSPFFGSMNISAYFRVGLALAMTIVLFPVIDGLGAPVVPETIIMFAVAAIGELFIGWLIGFVAYISFAAITMAGKVMDMQVGFAIVNVVDPTSGQQIPLIGSFLYNLAIIILLVTNGHHMIIAALMESFRVVPIAGIEPNISIALLIANFTNGIFLTGMKIAMPITFAILLTNVGLGILARTMPQMNIFVVGIPMQLMIGITVLSMVIPFYVLFLDVLFNEMYGNISLAVRALQ; encoded by the coding sequence ATGGATTTGTATGAACTGCTGCAGGGGCATATAGCGGTATTTCTGCTGATGCTCACACGCATCAGCGGGATCTTTCTCGTGTCCCCGTTCTTTGGCAGTATGAATATCTCGGCGTATTTCCGCGTCGGTTTGGCACTTGCAATGACAATCGTACTCTTTCCGGTCATTGATGGGCTGGGCGCACCTGTTGTTCCTGAGACGATCATCATGTTTGCTGTCGCTGCAATCGGTGAACTCTTTATCGGCTGGCTGATCGGCTTTGTGGCATATATCTCCTTTGCTGCGATTACAATGGCGGGCAAGGTCATGGATATGCAGGTGGGATTTGCCATTGTCAATGTTGTGGATCCGACTTCCGGTCAGCAGATACCGCTCATCGGAAGTTTTCTTTATAATTTGGCGATTATCATCCTGCTCGTCACAAACGGGCATCACATGATTATCGCCGCCCTCATGGAGAGTTTTCGCGTCGTGCCGATCGCCGGGATCGAGCCGAATATCTCAATAGCGCTCCTGATTGCGAACTTCACAAATGGTATTTTTCTCACGGGCATGAAGATTGCAATGCCGATTACCTTTGCGATTCTCCTCACGAATGTAGGGCTTGGAATTCTGGCACGTACAATGCCGCAGATGAATATCTTTGTCGTCGGCATCCCGATGCAGCTGATGATTGGTATCACCGTGCTGTCGATGGTCATTCCGTTCTATGTCCTGTTTTTGGATGTGCTGTTCAATGAAATGTATGGAAATATATCACTTGCAGTGCGAGCCCTCCAATAG
- a CDS encoding response regulator, with amino-acid sequence MATRVLVVDDAAFMRMMVKDILSKNGYEIVGEAENGMKALEKYQELKPDLVTMDITMPEMDGITAVKEIKKVDPAAKVVMCSAMGQQAMVIEAIQAGARDFIVKPFQADRVLEAIRKAVG; translated from the coding sequence ATGGCAACTCGCGTTCTGGTCGTTGATGATGCAGCATTTATGCGAATGATGGTGAAGGACATCCTGTCGAAGAACGGCTACGAAATTGTCGGCGAGGCTGAGAACGGCATGAAGGCACTTGAGAAGTATCAGGAGCTCAAGCCGGATCTCGTGACGATGGATATCACGATGCCTGAGATGGACGGCATCACTGCTGTCAAGGAGATCAAGAAGGTCGATCCCGCTGCAAAGGTTGTTATGTGCAGCGCTATGGGACAGCAGGCGATGGTTATCGAGGCAATTCAGGCAGGCGCGCGCGACTTCATCGTGAAGCCGTTCCAGGCGGATCGTGTGCTGGAGGCCATCCGCAAAGCCGTCGGCTGA
- a CDS encoding flagellar FlbD family protein: MIMLTKFNSKTNKKGEFVLNAEIIESIEETPDTVVTLTNGKKLIVEEPMEEIVRRTIKYRRALHQN, from the coding sequence ATGATTATGCTGACGAAGTTCAACTCCAAGACGAACAAAAAAGGAGAGTTCGTCCTCAATGCGGAGATCATTGAGAGCATCGAGGAGACGCCGGATACGGTCGTTACGCTGACCAACGGCAAGAAGCTGATCGTCGAGGAGCCGATGGAGGAGATTGTGCGCCGCACCATCAAGTATCGGCGTGCACTTCATCAAAATTAG